From Oreochromis aureus strain Israel breed Guangdong linkage group 4, ZZ_aureus, whole genome shotgun sequence, a single genomic window includes:
- the praf2 gene encoding PRA1 family protein 2 yields MAGVQPPPLRSLDDFLLCAVRFATPDVRNLDRWNNRIINNLLYYQSNYFLCVLGFLLIVGYFQPFQLFTGMTVVTLLFAGFVWAAENQAPIRRFRRNHPTVSMLAILAASYLFISVLGGVAVFLFGIAFPIFMVLVHASVRLRSLKNKLENKLESIGLKRTPMGILLEALGQEQEAGS; encoded by the exons ATGGCAGGCGTGCAGCCGCCACCCCTCCGTAGTCTGGATGATTTCCTCCTGTGTGCGGTCCGGTTCGCCACGCCAGATGTGCGTAACTTGGACCGCTGGAATAACCGCATTATTAACAACCTGCTTTACTACCAGAGCAATTATTTCCTGTGCGTGCTTGGCTTCCTGCTCATAGTGGG GTATTTCCAGCCCTTCCAGCTTTTCACTGGCATGACAGTGGTCACCTTGTTGTTCGCCGGCTTTGTCTGGGCTGCAGAGAACCAAGCTCCTATTCGCCGTTTCCGTAGAAACCACCCAACAGTCTCTATGTTGGCCATTCTTGCAGCTAGCTACCTCTTCATATCAGTGCTGGGAGGAGTAGCTGTATTTCTGTTTGGGATAGCCTTCCCTATATTCA TGGTTCTCGTCCATGCATCGGTGAGGCTCCGCAGTCTGAAGAACAAGCTGGAAAACAAACTCGAAAGCATTGGTTTGAAGAGGACTCCAATGGGAATTCTTTTAGAGGCCTTGGGACAGGAGCAGGAGGCAGGATCTTaa